The Epinephelus lanceolatus isolate andai-2023 chromosome 16, ASM4190304v1, whole genome shotgun sequence nucleotide sequence ACAGAAAGTAATCCAAGTGACTGACTATAATCTATACATGAACGTGACTCAAGTCTTAATTTCTGATGCAATTCATTACAAGGAGCACTTTCTCTCAACTAGCAGGTCTTATTTAATCTGAGGAGAAATAATTATCTGTGAAACGTCACTTACAGTCATTTCACAATATACAATAATGATCAGAGGTCTAAATATATCAGACAAGCTGGGCCCCGTAAGTGGGAGTAAATCAGTAGCTGTCGCCATGATTAGAAGACTTAGTGTCGCTAATAGCCCAATGAAATGCCCGCTCTTTAAACAGCAGGATCATCACAAACCCTCCACCTAGTGAGAGAGTAGACAAGAGAGGTGGAAAATGgtgtaaaaaaaacctcaacgTATAGAAATTAGCAATAGAGATAGCGAGAGGCATTGAGATGTCCAGAGAGAGAAATTCAGAGGGGATGGAGAGACAAACACAGATGGTCTGTTGATATGGCTCTGTTAATGTTAGCAGTGATGGACGGCTTGATGAGGGAGATGTGGCTTGATGCTACATAGATGCATCGAGATAATTCAGACGGGGTAAAAATAGAAATCTGTGAGTCAGTAATTGTCACATTAAGGACAGCTGCCCTGCAGAAGTTTGAAGAAGTGAAGGCCAAATAAAATGTCAGTTAATGTCATGATGTCTGAcctctctccagtataatggaactagatggcacttggcttgtggtgctcaaagtgctcaaataattaatttgaaaaactcagtaGCAATGAAACCAgctgacccagttactcaagataatccacagaccttgttgtgagcagtttcatgtaggaactattttctgtctaccaaaTTCAACCTCCTAATCAtttcaccacacagaaggaagtgtgcatctactcatggacgagaggctcatggTTGTGACAGCgcaaatgtaaacattaatggcgtcctcctcagctgagctgtaacgttagctagctcagtggtgctaggagagctagcagtagatgcacacttcctcctgaGCAGTGATAtattggtagaaagaaaatagttcctacatgaaactgctcacaacaaggtctgtggattatcttgagtaaccaggtaaTGATTTCTGGAACGAAaaattgttgttgtgtttttaaaatgtatatttttggtgctttgagcaccacaagcggAGTGCCACCAAGTTCCATTgtgttggagagaaggcagacatctctacggctgatatctgcaacactcagcagctcacaccaaaacaatctagactgataaactgcGCTAcgagtaagaggaaaaatatgtgtttttgatttcgGGACTGGAACTTTCCCCTTaacatacagacatgagagaaGTATGGATCTATAGTCATCAGCATACTTTTTAAGAACTGTGTAATGTCAGCGTACGCTCATGTTTTTGTCAACCATCTGGTTCTGATGGACAATAGAAATACAACATGATCATGGagtctcttttttctttctccacaGAATGGCCTTAAGACCACGAGACGTTTTCTCTTTCAAAGACACTGAACTGCCTTCCCACCTTCTTGCCCAGCTCAACATCCTTCGTCAGGAGCGTATCCTGACAGACGTCCTGCTCTGCACTGAGCACCAGGAGATCCCCTGCCACAGGAACGTCCTGGTGTCCAGCAGCCCGTACTTCCGCGCCATGTTCTGCAGCAATTTTCTGGAGAGCAGTCAGGCCCGAGTGAATCTGAAGGGAATCTCCTCAAATGTCCTCAGTGGCATCGTGGACTATGTCTACACAGGCTGTGTCACTATCACCATGGAGATAGTGCTCCCGCTCATGCAGGCAGCCTCCATGCTTCACTATGGAAGTCTCTTTGAGGCCTGCTCCATGTTCCTGCAGGAGCAGCTGAGTCCAGAAAACTGTCTGAGCATGATACGACTGTCTGAGATCCTTCACTGTGAGAGTTTGAGGGAGAGGGCGAAGGAGATGGCTGTGAGGTGTTTCTCTGATGTGGCCGCTACGGAAGACTTCTGTGAGTTGTCTCTACCTGAGCTAATGTGTTACCTAGAAGACGACCGACTTTGTGCTGAGGAGGAGCAAGTGTTTGAGACCCTCCTGGCATGGATCCACCATGACCCGTTCTCACGACGCGGTGCAATCCACGATCTCTTCAAGAAAGTCCGTCTTCGCTACATCCACCCGACTTACCTCTTCCAGTTCATTGCTAATGACCCACTGGTGCAGTCCTCCACCCTCTGTACTGAGATAATCGAGTCAGTGCGTCGCCTCATGCTTACAGTCAGCACCAAGTGTAGCCGAGAGCTCAAGCCGCTTTGGACAACGCCACGACGTTACACCTGCAGAGAAACACTGGTGGTGGTTGGAGGACGCAAAAACAATGAACAGACCTCACGAGAAGCCCTACTATATGATGAGAGAACTCATCGGTGGCAGTGGTTGGCCAAGCTTCCTCTGCGCCTCTACAAAGCTGCATATGTGTGTATTCATAGCATCCTCTATGTGCTCGGCGGGCTCAGCCTCTGCATGACATCAGGTGACAGTTCAGTCAGCGCCACAGTTTACACACTCTCCCTGAAGACCAACCAGTGGCGGACTGCTGAGCCCATGTTGGAGCCACGATACGCCCACCAAAGTGTGTCCTAtctgcactttatttttgtgttagGAGGCATTGGGGTGGACAAAAAGATCTCTCAGTCTGTAGAAAGATATAACAGCATGTTTAATCAATGGGAGGCCATGGCTCCAATGCCCACAGCAGCGCTGCACCCAGCTGTTGCAGCCAGCGATCAGAAGATCTATGTTTTCGGAGGGGAGGACGCCATGCAGAACCCAGTCAGGCTGATTCAGGTAGGGTCAGACTTCTCATTTAAGCAACATTGAATCAGCATTAGAGTCCAATTTCTGCATTGTTGCCACTCAAGTACAGACACAGAATTTGTTGCCAGTATTTACAGATATTTTCAGAATGCCACACAAGAAGACAGTAAACTACAGTCTCAAATGCTGCTGTAAACAGGCTGACTGATGTTTGTGGTGTGTCAACAGGTGTATCACATCTCTCGTAACTTGTGGTCAAGGCTAGAAACAAGGACGGTGAAAAATGTTTgtgctcctgctgctgtcatTGAAGACAAGATCTACATCATAGGAGGTGAGCTCAGTGAATGGTTGGCCCAGCTGTTACACAGTTGTAGAATATAAATGCCGTAGTAAAaactgtagttggtaacttggTAGCCTTATTGCacgtgaatgaaaacaaccaatcagagccaaagaGTCTTTAATGCTTCTGTCAGTCATGCCATTCGCTGCtggtgaactgtggtcaaactgtcaaactaggcagcactgatcaaatatgaagcaagattctgtcactgcattgcctatttgtcacctcaaatgttttcagaaacatattttagtgtactgtttagctgtaaaatgaaaaaagttaGCCCAACCAGTGGGCAGTGTTTGGTGCTTTGgtcaactgttttcaacatggtggccaggtcacaaactttgtcattttacagctaaacagtacactaaaatatgttgctgaaaacatttgaggtgagaaataggcaatgcagtaacagtatcttgtttcatatttaatcagcgctgcctagtttgacaggtTGACCGCAGTTCACTGTCTGTGATAGAGGAGTATAATAGCAAGAACCACAAGACTGCTTAAtagcttcttcccacattagaGACTCCTTAGCTCTGATGTCTCCTGATATGTCTTGTGTACTGCTTTTAGAATATAATgatagtttcagcaaatatcacaaaaagtttttttcataaaagttgTCAATGATAGCTTTAACATCTGTACAGTAGGTGTATACTTTCAGATTTCTGTACTTTGCCTGAAACTCCCAGCCCAAAGCCCACTGCTAAGTATCTTTCTTAAACACcggggcactgtagtttttagcaaacatTATATAAATAGGAGAAAACAATGCAATtgtttgggactattttcagctgcacaTTGATACACATTTGGTACAGCGGCCAAACACAAGTGTTTCCAGTGGCAGGACCGTGTACTGTATGTAgaactcaaaataaactacagtgcccattTCGATTGTATTAAAAGAACATGTctcccagtgcaacagtgtggctcactgatgtgtttttaatagatTTCAGACAATGATGGAGCTCTTTGTCACAGAGGAATAAACTAAATCAGCTTTAGATACTCAGAAAACACTTATCAGCTTATTGTTGGTTTTAGTCTTTGTTGATGATAAGAAATACATCGAATATCAATCACCAGGCTTGTCCGTAAAAATATGCTCAATAAAAATCTAATTTCCAGGATACACCAGGCGAATGATTGCCTATGACACCAAAGCCAACAAATTCGTCAAGTGTGAGAACTTAAAGGAGCGGCGGATGCATCACAGTGCTACAGTGATCAACAACAAGCTCTATGTCACCGGTGGACGTATCCTCAACGGCCACGATGTCATCGAGGACTCAGACTGCTTCGAGTGTTACGACCCAAAGACAGACGTTTGGACCTCGAAAGGTTCTTTGCCGTACAAGCTGTTTGACCACGGCTCCCTGCCGCTGGTCTGTGTTTCCAACCGACCCAACCCACCGTGAGCCACCATCCAACCAGTTACTTGGGTGAATGctttgctgcatgttcttcttcaCCTCCCCTTTGCTGTGACTTAACGGCCTCTAACTACACAAATGGGAAACCATTTCAAACTGACTGCATTCCTTCACACAGCTCACGCTGCCACAACTTAGCAGCATGTTAGGCCAGGCCGACTTTCATCTGACTCAAAGGAGAGCCCAGCTGACAGGCAGAGGTGTCATTACTAAGGCACCTGGTGTGGAACTGAGCTGAGAGCCCATGAGATGACGGGAGGCAGACGTACTTACATAACAAGCAGCTGTTCAGACACATACGTAATCCAAAAAGCTCTTTCCGCAGATGGCTGCGCTCGTTTGATGATAACTAAAAGTGTTAATGCTTTAATTTCCCAGACATTTATACGCAGCATAGCACTGCCTGGCAGCTGCAGCTGACTTCACTCTAACAATTAAATACATAGGGAACTAGAGActtggagagcgcagacctccaccaGGGCCAGATGTTCTTGCTCGTAATGTTAAcagaagtgaaaaataaattgtgaatcCACCCCATGATTTGGATCATTTGATTTGGTTTCATGAAAATTAGGCCAGTAGTTTTTCTGTAATTCTGCTGATAACAACTGACctgaaaaaataacatttttggcGACGGCATGGGCAGATTATgtgacaatgggcccctgggcacagacatgcaaagggccccaccacctctcctacagagGAGCAAGACAGGCAGACTTTCTTTGTAGTCTTTATGTATCTTTTTGAggttttgtggtcattttgtgtgtccttgtggttgTCTGCTGtgcttttgtagtcattttgtgtcttactaaggtaattttgtgtctctttgaagtaattttatgtcttcttGTGGCTGTTTcgtgtttctttgttgttgttttacatgtttttgtagttattttgtgtgccttttgcatctctgtgtggtctttttgtgtctctctgtggtcattttgagtctcttcctggtcggtCCATGTTAATTTGATatctgacattttgcaagtgaaggcccCCTGACActctgggcccctgggcctgtgcccagtggGCCCATTCAGTTATCCGTCCATGGGCAAAGGTAACTATGTCTGGCTGTTTGTTAACTCCATGAGCTTTGCTTCTTgtgtaaaactgaaaaaaattagATTAGACAGCTAATATAATTTGCActttatggaaaaaaaacattcctcCTTGACCCACATGCTTCTATCAGATTGCACTTGCTGATGAGAACAACAGTGACAGGACATGGACAAGCTCCCTCTGCAAAGGACAGCAGTCTGTTGTTTTGGCTGAAATGTTGAAAAGAAGCACAATATTACTTAAACAAAATTACCTGGGCCAACTTTGTTCCAGTTTAGCTGGCTTGATTCATGACTTTTAGAACTGAACCCCCAACAAAGCATGTTCTGTATTGTCTCATTTATGTTTCTTTCGTGCAGCACATCTAGTGTAAGCAATATGAGGTAAAGTAAAAATATGCTTTAGGTGAGTCAAAGCACTGTAAACTCAACGATTTGTGCTTCGCAGTGGTGGTTTACTTTTCATTTCACCATGTACAGTTGTTGGATAAAGAAAAAAGCTTCACAGGCAGCTACATTGATGTGAGGACATGTGACAATGCTGCCTCTGAGGCAAGTGCATGGTAGGGATGCAGTGTCCTACTAAGGGTGATTATGACTGGAAATGGTGTACATGTGGAGATTTTCAGGGTTTGCAGCCTGTATAATGGGCTCATGTAAATGTGCAACCTGCAGGTGGTTTCTCAGAAACGTGTCCATTAATCTGAAATCTATTTTCTGTTCATGTGAGAACAATGGCTGTGATGTATCGGAGGACGGTGTAAGACAATGAGACCGTGGAACCTCTCCACAAGCCTGTTACTTCAGTCGTTGCCCTGCAACCCTCTCGACCCTTATGGAGCGTACACTCACTGTTGTGCTCCAGCTCCTGGCCCTGGTAACAGTTGCCATGGCAACTCTGTTATCGCCCCATCGGATCATTCGTGGCATGCATCCCTGTAGTGGGTCTATTTAAGATTACGTCACTGATCAACTGTGTTGCTGTTGCTTGCACATTTgactctctttctttctttctttctttccttcatgttttatttcctaCTGTACAATATGCTTATATTTTGGATATTGATTCCCCTGTTTCTGACTTGGTTTATAAAGGAACACTGTAATGGCTGGATATGTGCAGTATGTGATAATACTAAAAAGACAGTTTCATTTGATTGCTTTGAATTTCTCTGCACAGGAGTAAAAATAATAGCATCTGTTTTGGACATGGTACAAATGCTGTTATTGTTTTACTGGACTGGTCTTTAGTTGAACTTGGTGCCAATTTACAGGGTTATCCATTTATTTAAAGACTGCAAGGGTGTAGGATTCGAATTTTGAATGTcagacacttaatttcctgcattctggtgaattgttctgcatcagtttatggtgtaaatgtttttaattttgtcaaaataaaagtcttggtggacaaatgcacatgttttaaatatattgGGGGATATGTCCTCTGTGTTTCCCATGAAATCTACGCCTGTGGCTGGCTTAGTCATGTCCCCTTCAAGGGAACATTGTTAACATGGACACAGAATCATGCTGGCTGGCTATCAGGTGACACATTGTTCTCCATACATTATTAAGTACCGCTGCAATGTCGATTAACTTTGGTGCAATATTGTAAGAATTATGACAGAAAGTTAAAGCAGTGAAATCAATACTTTTCTTTATGTTACAGTGTGACTAACATGTGCCAACCTCTCGACCCTTCACATTCTCATCGTAAAGTTTCAAGAGGAGCTCCACATGTAGACTGCATATCTAGTTACCGGTGTCCCCCCTGAGAGGCTCACTGTTTGCATGGTATGGCCTACTTGTACACAGCCCTCCGGTGAAGCCGACCTTAGGAGAAGAGATGCGGCATCCAATTTCACTCTTACATTTTAATCCCTGCCCATTAGTGGGGAAACATTGACACTTGCCCAGGAGCAGCGACCAAAAGGGAATTCCATCACACTCCACATTAGCAAGCCCAGACTGTCATTGAGTTAAAAGGCTCCTTGTTAGCCTGGTCGCTCTGAATGCCTCACAGTacccctctctgtgtgtgtctgtgtgtgcggaTTCAATACCTGATGCCTCAACAAATTATTATCAAGACATACTAACTGTGAAGAGTGATACAAAACACCTAGCAGTTTGTCTACACtcaaatgttgaaattaaaaccttaaagggacagttcaccccaaaataaaaataaaaaatacatatttttcctcttatccatagtgctatttatctatctagactgttttggtgtgagttgccgagtgttggagtaatcagccgtagagatgtctgccctctctccaaTTTAATGGGACTACATGACACTCAGCTGGTGaggctcaaagtgccaaaaacaaaaatagatttgaaaaactcaacagcaacatctctttccagaaatcatgacccgcttacttaaaataatccacaggTATTTTTGGACCCAACAGTTCTGGGGACTCCCTGGGAGGAACCGCTCACTGAGGAGCCTCCCCCGAGAAGTAGAAATCTTTTAGGcctctttttctgtttgcacTCACATCGCCAATAGGAATTAGGAGTTACTAACTGTAAGCCAGCCAGTGGTTGGCATAGCAATGTCATTTTCTGTTTGACAATTCAAAATCATGTTATAGTTTCATTGTCAAATATATGTTCAGTAAAGCCTGGACTTCACTATCAGTCTATTTGTCACTCCCTGACGTCATGGTTCTTCATTACAGATGGATATATTCGTCTCAATTGCACCTCAGTCAACCTCACCATCATCAATGCCGCCATCAAACTGTTTTAAAGAATAAACAGGCAAGAATAAACAGGCACACACTTCACATAACACTCAAACGAAACATGGAGCAGGTAAATGAATAAACATGCCTCACTTACTGCACAAAACCAAGAGGGAATGAGTCTACTTTGCTTATCTGGAACTGGCAATGCAATATCACCTTTAAACTCTCAAACCTTCAGACGGAGAGTAAAATTTCTGCCGCTTCACGTGTCTACTTGGAGAAAAAGTGCCTCAGCTAAATGTGACCCTGCAACATAGAATGTAAACATGGTTTCTGTACAGTgttaatacaaaaacacagctcCTGagtgatattaaaataaaaaaattcatatTTATGAACATAAATCACATCAATTTTCTTCAATGTGTTGTTTACACGACTAACAGATTTTAAAGCATTTGCTGGTGCTGCATTGGCTGTATTCAACCAATCAACATACACTCAACAACATCTGGACCAATCACTGTACACTTGCATCACTCATAGATCCTCTTTCGCTGGGAGAGTACCTACTCAAGAATAGGACCTAGGACGGTGCTTCAAAACTGTGTTCTAAGAGCTATAATCGTTCCTAGTTTTCATGGTACAAGCACACTCTAAAAACATCTACAAACCCTCTAAAAACATGAGCAGTTTATTGTCGGAACTATTTGATTTCTTCTGAGCTACACCTGCCAAACGtatcacagtgcagaaggaagagtgcatctactgctagctcacctagaaccactgagctagctaacgttacaactCCGAGgagtttacatctcacactttcacaagcctcttgtccatgggtagatgcacgcttccttctgcactgtgatgcagttggtgggtgtagtgtAGCTCAGTAGAAAGGAATTCGACAAGCATCTCTAAGGCCGATATCtccactcagcaactcacaccaaagcagTCTAGATCTCTATAtagataaacagcactacagaggaaaaatgttgtttttgattttggggtgaactgtccctttaaaggtgAAATCAGCAGAGACTGTGACCATTACTAATAACCCTCCATCAGCTGAGTCAGATGTCACATGCTGGACTCAGTTAGCCAGAGCAGCATTTCAGAACAACACCCTGTGAAACTTTTTATTGAGCTGCTGCTAAATGCACAGCCTATTCACACTGTttattgactgtgtgtttgcttgctgtCTTTCCATAGAAACCAGTGTGTGAGGGTCACCCTTCAGGGAGACTGCGGCCTGGCAGGTTATTTTCAGTGTCTGTTGCTAACCCATCAAGGGATAGCATttcattgctgtgtgtgtgcgtacacaCATATGGCTATTGTGGTTTAAGAATGATATGCATAAATGGGAGCTGCATGCATGCTGCAATCAATATCTATCATCGTATTAACCGTATCATACAGAACACCTTGTTGGGTTTTTTAACAAGCCCCAGGACATTCTGTATTTACATTCACTTTCTTTTTAGCCAAATCTGAATAATCCGTCAGTGTCTGTACTGCTGTGTAGCCTGAGGCTGAAGGAATGtaaaatataacataaaatCAAGCAGCAGCATCCAATTTCtcatttattaaacaaaatTTTCAAAACCCTTTCATTGTTGATTAGAGACTCAGATTTCAGTCactaaaaaatgcaaataagatGTAGGTTCCTGTTTGAAAGTAACCACAACACAGTTCGATATTAACTGAAGGGTTTCCCTGCTGTGTCATGTGACAGGGCCTATTCTCAGTGTGTAACTGTACCCTCCTGTGTTAATGTGATGGACAGGAGGATTAAGAGGGTTTACACCTACACAGAGAttctgcttttttctttcacacaAGTCCAACTACATGTACGACCTGATACATCACCCTCTTCAGATACAGAATAGCTTTGATTTAAATTAGGTGCAAGCTACAACTAGGCTTTACACTTTTTATAGATTTAAACTTTCAGCTATACTTTAGCTTAACTTAAGATATACAGTGGTATTAAGTAGCTTTTTAGCAAAACTAAGCAACAGGATCAATTAAAGGCAACGTTTTGAATTCATTTTAATCAATACTTacattcaaaaaa carries:
- the klhl38a gene encoding kelch-like protein 38, with translation MALRPRDVFSFKDTELPSHLLAQLNILRQERILTDVLLCTEHQEIPCHRNVLVSSSPYFRAMFCSNFLESSQARVNLKGISSNVLSGIVDYVYTGCVTITMEIVLPLMQAASMLHYGSLFEACSMFLQEQLSPENCLSMIRLSEILHCESLRERAKEMAVRCFSDVAATEDFCELSLPELMCYLEDDRLCAEEEQVFETLLAWIHHDPFSRRGAIHDLFKKVRLRYIHPTYLFQFIANDPLVQSSTLCTEIIESVRRLMLTVSTKCSRELKPLWTTPRRYTCRETLVVVGGRKNNEQTSREALLYDERTHRWQWLAKLPLRLYKAAYVCIHSILYVLGGLSLCMTSGDSSVSATVYTLSLKTNQWRTAEPMLEPRYAHQSVSYLHFIFVLGGIGVDKKISQSVERYNSMFNQWEAMAPMPTAALHPAVAASDQKIYVFGGEDAMQNPVRLIQVYHISRNLWSRLETRTVKNVCAPAAVIEDKIYIIGGYTRRMIAYDTKANKFVKCENLKERRMHHSATVINNKLYVTGGRILNGHDVIEDSDCFECYDPKTDVWTSKGSLPYKLFDHGSLPLVCVSNRPNPP